The Haloferax volcanii DS2 DNA segment GGGAACTATACACCATACATCAAAGTACAAACTATTCAATCATCTCACCAAGAATTCTAAATCGAGAGGGCATACCAGTCAATGAGTCTCCAACTCCAGAGGGAACTCTCTTCCGCTCTATTGGTCTTCTTCCAGCTTTACCGGGAAAGGAACACAACCTCAAACCAGTTGATCACGCACATGGTTCCTGTATGATGATAAGCGAATCAGTTTTCGAACAGATTGGATATCTGAATGAGTCATTTTTTATGTACTATGAAGAAATTGAGTTTTGTTACAGAGCTCGGCGAGAGAATATCAACATAGGACAGTGCCAAGTGGTAGATGCAATCCACAATCAACCAGTAGACCAAACGAGGTTTGAATCATCTTACCAAGTCTACCTTGACTTCAGAAATCGATTCTTGGCTTCAAATTCTATATTTTCAAAAAGCATTGACCGCATTCAATACACTACTCTTTCAATACTAATCTCAGGTTGGATGGTCGTAAGAATGCTATTTGAAAAGAAGATCGAATACATAGCTCCTGCAATATTCGGAGCCCTGCACGGTATCCAAAACAGAACAGGGAAACCAGAACGGATGTGACCTTCAGACAAGTATCAGTACCTCACAAAGCATCCTCGGCTAGCTGTTTCTGAAGCCTGAGTTCTGTGTCGGAGCGGTTGCATTGACGGTCTCGACGGGAGAATCATGGACGAATCGGTGGAGAGCTGTCGCTGTCGGCGGCGGTCAGCCGCTGACGCGACAGCGTCGCCACTCACACCGCTGGCTAGCCCGGTCAAGAGTTACCGGCTAAACCGGTCGTCTGGTGGCCGGTTCGCGGGGACGGCCCGACGCACCGCGAGGGCCGTCCACGCTGCCCGTCGAATCATGTTGGTGAATTCCTTGTACGACCACTCCCAGAGGCGACGCCCGCCTCGGCGGGGCGTCGCCACGTACTCCCAGTGCAGATACCGCCACACGTTCTGTAACAGCAAACTCACCACGACGTACAACAGCCGTACGACCGGATTCTGTGTCGTAGTCGTCGCAATCGTTTGCTCGGAGAGTCGGTAGCTCGCCTCGATACCGAAGCGTTTCGCGTAGTGGTATCGAGCGTCTCGTGGTGAGTTGATGAACGGCGCGTCAGCGGCGTAGCCGTGACGCGCCACGCCATGTTCGTCGTACCGTCCGTTCTGGTAGGTACAGTCGATGTAGACGGGAAACTCGACGGTCCAGCTGTGACCGTCGAGTTTCGCTGTCAGACTGTGCTGAATCACGCGACTCCACCCTTCTGAGAGTTCTCGCTTGATCGTTCGTCCCCAGCGGACGATCGGCATGACGTACGCGTGGTTGTGCGCCTGAAGCAGCGTCAAACACTTGCTGTCGTAGAATTCGCGGTCAAGATAGACGGCCTTGACACCGAGGTCAAGGCCGTCGAGAATACCGAGGAACTCTGCGAGGACACTGCTGGCGGTGTCGCCGTCTTCGAGACGGCGCACCGCCAGCGTGTAGCGTTTGTTCTTCACGCGTGCGTACAGTGTCGCGTACGCGTGGAACGCGGTGGTTCCACGCTTTGCTTGGGAGTGATAGAGACCGTCCGTGTCGTCTTCGTCACCATAGCATGCGTTCTAGTTTAGCAGAGAATGCGGTCGCTGTTTGTTGATTAGATATCGTCGCAACTACCCGGTTGAAGAACCCGGTGGATGATGTGTACTCACCACCGGACTCGGTAGTTGTTGACCGGATTCAAAGAGCGTTTCCCTCTGATGAGTTGCGCGAGCGCGCTCGCGCAACGAATCTCGTCCAACGAGAGCGGAAATTCGACATCGTTGCGCTGTTCTACACACTCTCGTTTGGCTTCGCTGCTGGCTCAGACCGCTCTCTCCAAGCATTTCTCGAACGCTACGTCGAGATGGCTGACTGTGACGAACTCTCCTACGCATCGTTCCACGACTGGTTCGAACCAGGATTCGTTGCACTCCTTCGAGAGATTCTCGATGACGCAATCGAGAATCTCGATACCGGACGAGAAGATTTGAACGGCCGTCTCGAACGCTTTCGAGACGTCCTCATTGCTGACGCAACCATCGTTTCGCTGTACCAGGACGCCGCTGATATCTACACAGCAACCGGCGACCATCAAGCCGAACTGAAACTTCACCTCACCGAATCTCTCTCGACTGGGCTCCCGACACGATTCCGGACAACCGATGGGACGACTCATGAACGGAGTCAGCTACCCACCGGTGAGTGGGTAGCTGACGCCCTCATCTTGCTCGATTTAGGCTTCTACGACTTCTGGTTGTTCGACCGAATCGACCAGAACGGCGGGTGGTTCGTCTCCCGGGTGAAGGACAACGCGAACTTCGAGATCGTCGAAGAACTGCGAACGTGGCGAGGCAACAGCATTCCGCTGGAAGGAGAGTCACTGCAGGCCGTCCTTGAGGACCTGCAGCGACAGGAAATCGACGTACGCATCACGCTTTCATTCGAGCGCAAACGAGGGTCGGGCGCCAGCGCGACCCGGTCGTTCCGATTGGTCGGCCTGCGTAACAAGGAGAGCGAAGAGTACCATCTGTATCTGACGAATCTGGCGAGAGAAAGCTACAGCGCGCCCGATATCGCGCAGCTCTATCGGGCGCGCTGGGAGGTCGAACTGCTGTTCAAGGAGTTGAAGTCGCGGTTCGGCTTGGACGAGATCAAGACGACCGACGGCTACATCATCGAGGCGCTGATCATCATGGCCGCAATTTCGTTGATGATGAGTCGTGTAATCGTGGATGAGTTACGGTCGCTCGAGGCAAGACAGCGAGAGGGCGAAGCCGCCGCAGACGCCGACTCGTCGGCGTCGCGGCTCCCTCGGCGTCGCTGTTCGCTCGCCGTGGAACGCCACGGTCATCTGATCCAGTTGTATCTCATGATCGAGTTGGGCTACGAACTGCCGGATTTGGACGAGCTGTTGCTGTGGGCGTCACGAAATCCAAATCCACACAGAGATCGGTTACGTGAGCAGGTTGAACGAGGTGAGTTCGGCTTTGATCGCTACTAAACTAGAACGCATGAGGCTACAACAAGATTAATGTTGCCTTGTTGATCACCTGATGATAGGCGATCGTATTGAGGACAATGAATCTCACTAACGGCTCCACTCACACCCGTTTGATAAAATCGGTTGACCCTCGACTTCGTCTCTCAATCTCGTTTCTACTATTCTTCTCTCTGGTAGTGTATTTTCGGTATTTTCCAACAATCATTTCCGACATCGTTTCTGATTCTATTGTACTCTTTTCATTACTCTGTCTGTTTGTAATGATAATTGTTGGCTCAGTCCTTGATCAGGGGGTTTTCAGATATTTATCCATACTCTTAGCGGTATTACTGGTATTCTTCGCGCGATCAATCCGATACATTCGAACGCCTTTCCCAATGCTGTGGGATCCATATACACATATGGCCGCTGCAACCAATATTCTACGTACAAATCAAATTCTCCCGGCAACTCCTGAGTGGACTACTGTCTTGTACAAGACATCTTTTTGGCCGATGCTGTACACACTAAGTGCCGAGATAACCCGAATCACCAGTATAGACACACAGATCGTGCATAACTACCTCCTCCCGTTTACGGGAGTTGTGTTTTTCTTAGTTATTTATATTTTTTCCAGACGGATTGCTGGATTGGGATATTACTCACTTGTTGGTGCACTTGTTTCGTCGTTTGCGTCTAACGTCATCTTCTACCAATCAGAATTTCATCCGCAGGGATTTTCATTGTTATTCCTGGCAATGTTCTTATACTTTTACTCACTTAACTCAGATCAGCCGCAGCCCAGATTAAAACTTCTAGAAGCAGTCACATTAGTTGGGTTTCTGTTCTCCCACTATTTTTCGCCTTTATTTTTGTCAATGGTGGGTGCCGGTGCAGTTTGTTTGCTGATTCTACGAACCTCTCTCGGTCAATACTTTGGTATGCGCTCAATTAACTCATCAAATTTAGTCCGGTATGAACCACTACTACTACTTGGAGTGGTAATACTATTCTATCACCTTTGGTCCCCTGCACCTCATTTGGAGTATTACCTGCAGTTAGCACTAACTGCATCGCCGGATAGTACCAGTCTCACGACTACGGACAAGTTATTCATTTCAGACATGG contains these protein-coding regions:
- a CDS encoding IS4-like element ISHvo11 family transposase, coding for MDDVYSPPDSVVVDRIQRAFPSDELRERARATNLVQRERKFDIVALFYTLSFGFAAGSDRSLQAFLERYVEMADCDELSYASFHDWFEPGFVALLREILDDAIENLDTGREDLNGRLERFRDVLIADATIVSLYQDAADIYTATGDHQAELKLHLTESLSTGLPTRFRTTDGTTHERSQLPTGEWVADALILLDLGFYDFWLFDRIDQNGGWFVSRVKDNANFEIVEELRTWRGNSIPLEGESLQAVLEDLQRQEIDVRITLSFERKRGSGASATRSFRLVGLRNKESEEYHLYLTNLARESYSAPDIAQLYRARWEVELLFKELKSRFGLDEIKTTDGYIIEALIIMAAISLMMSRVIVDELRSLEARQREGEAAADADSSASRLPRRRCSLAVERHGHLIQLYLMIELGYELPDLDELLLWASRNPNPHRDRLREQVERGEFGFDRY
- the agl10 gene encoding low-salt glycan biosynthesis hexosyltransferase Agl10, whose translation is MPYCLYDNTCKVQQTMLDDLSIIIVNYKSEEDIKNLYSRISGVAEFVVVDNSSSSELRQWCSHDDIHYIDSGGNHGYSGGNNMGIRYSLDELNRESVLVLNPDLEINKEDIRELYTIHQSTNYSIISPRILNREGIPVNESPTPEGTLFRSIGLLPALPGKEHNLKPVDHAHGSCMMISESVFEQIGYLNESFFMYYEEIEFCYRARRENINIGQCQVVDAIHNQPVDQTRFESSYQVYLDFRNRFLASNSIFSKSIDRIQYTTLSILISGWMVVRMLFEKKIEYIAPAIFGALHGIQNRTGKPERM